A stretch of Anolis sagrei isolate rAnoSag1 chromosome X, rAnoSag1.mat, whole genome shotgun sequence DNA encodes these proteins:
- the COMT gene encoding catechol O-methyltransferase, whose protein sequence is MLDNWILTALVSIGVGSLLFVVALFVLLRNNVHAKIFWNEIVLERITNFVMDQSKEQRILNSVSYNAVKGDPESVLNCIDAYCSKSEWAMNVGDEKGLILDEIVKEANPTTALELGTYCGYSAIRIARLLKPKARFFSIESNPEFIPIAKEMIELAGLSDKVTILEGHAQDIIPQLKSKYKVDTLDFVFLDHWKDRYAPDTILLEECGLLRKGSVLLADNIIYPGAPDFLKYVRSHERFECTNYPSHLEYMKAEDAMEKAVYQG, encoded by the exons ATGTTGGATAACTGGATATTGACCGCCCTTGTCTCCATTGGCGTTGGCTCACTGCTGTTTGTGGTGGCTCTCTTCGTCCTCCTCCGGAATAACGTCCATGCAAAGATCTTTTGGAACGAAATCGTGCTTGAGAGAATCACCAACTTTGTCATGGATCAGAGCAAAGAGCAGCGGATCCTGAACTCGGTCTCTTACAATGCCGTCAAAGGAGACCCAGAGAgtgttttgaactgcattgatgCATACTGCTCCAAGAGTGAGTGGGCCATGAATGTTGGGGATGAGAAAG GTCTGATCCTAGATGAAATCGTCAAGGAGGCCAACCCAACCACCGCTTTGGAGCTGGGGACTTACTGCGGCTACTCAGCCATCCGGATTGCCCGGCTTTTGAAACCCAAGGCTCGTTTTTTCTCCATTGAATCCAATCCGGAGTTCATACCCATTGCGAAAGAAATGATCGAGTTGGCTGGGCTCAGTGATAAG GTAACCATCCTTGAGGGCCATGCCCAGGACATCATCCCTCAGCTGAAGAGTAAATACAAGGTGGACACCTTGGATTTTGTATTTCTGGACCACTGGAAGGACAGATATGCCCCAGACACCATCCTTCTCGAG GAATGTGGCCTCCTGCGGAAGGGATCGGTCCTTTTGGCCGACAACATCATCTACCCGGGGGCTCCCGACTTCCTCAAGTACGTCCGCAGCCACGAGCGCTTTGAGTGCACCAACTACCCTTCTCACCTGGAGTACATGAAGGCGGAGGACGCCATGGAGAAGGCCGTGTACCAGGGATGA